Sequence from the Pogoniulus pusillus isolate bPogPus1 chromosome 16, bPogPus1.pri, whole genome shotgun sequence genome:
AGCCCTGGATTTTCCCAAGGGAGAAACATGCCATCGGACTCTGCTGGGTAAGAAGTGCCTGTGGCTTCTGGCCAGGGCATCAGCGTGTGGCTGAAGGGACACCCAGCATGTGGGCAGGAACTGGGCTCTTGCTGCCCCTCAGCAAGGGGCTGGGCAATGGTCCCCAGTGAGCTCCAGTTTCCCTCAGGACCCTAAGGCCTGCCATTGGtctccttcccagcacagcaagGCTCTGTGTCCCCCTCTCACTGCACAGCTGAGGTACTCTGTGAGACAGGCTGTAGGTGACAAATCTGTCCTCTGTTCCACAGATGTTCACAAGATAccttcagccctctgaccagGCAGAGATCATGGTCACGGCCATCAAGGCCATGGGCCccacaagcagatacaacatCAGTGTGGCTGCCCAGATGGTAGACATCTTTGCAGGGGATTCTGCATTGCTACCAAGAATGGTGAGTAGCCCATGGGTGGCATGGCTGGTTCCAGTGgcaacagaagcagctcccagTAGGAGCTGTGGAAACAGGCATGGTCACCCTGCTGAATTATCCACTCCCACCTGTGTCTCCCCCTTCCAGGTGAAGAGTATTGTGGGTGTCATCTTTGAAAACCTACCCTTCATCAGAGCAGAGGTAGCTCTTAAGAGCGtgcacagagccctgctgctgctgatggaCAAAcagcccagggtggtggtggacaCTCTGTTGGACTACTCACCAATAAACATCAGGTATGGGACTCAACAGCCTCTGGGGCTCATCTCACCCTGGCAGAGGGAGCCCTAAGACCCTCCTGAGGGACTTCAGCCTGGCCACTATTcacagtgtccctgctgacagagCCCTTTGTCCCTTCAGTGCTGCCCGGACAATGTGGAATACAGTGGTCTCCAAGCCCCAGACTGCAAGGAAGGCGCTGCAGGAGCTGGTCAGAGTGCTGACAGACCTCTCGCAGCGCAAGACCTCCCCCTCCCGTGTGGACAACCCACGCCTCCAGTGCCTGTCTGTGAgttgctggatgaggcctcgctCACCTCCAGGCCTGCTCTCAGCTGTGCAGTGCCCCTGCACCCCCTTCCTGACGACCCAGGCCCTGGTCTCCGCACGGCTGCAGCAATATCTTATTGTCTGGGTGTCTTCTGCAGGCCATCATGTTTGCATCTGAGGCAGGTCTGCAGCCCATCTGCCAGGAGGAGGTGCATGCAattttccctcagctgttcctggcACTGCTTTTCCAAGTGACATTCACCACGGAGCTGAGGCCTGATGAGGTGCTGATGTGGTGGGGGAAGCAACATCAGCATCTCTCTCCTGTCAGGTACTCCATCCCTGTCCTGTCAGCCCTGACAGCCACCCAGAGCCAAGCCAGGGGGCCAGGTGGGAGCTAAGTATTTGTCCTTGTGTAGGGCTGCAGTGCAGTCCATGagagtgctgctctgcagaatgGGCTTTCGGAGCCAGGTGTTTGCCATCGAGGCACAAGGTGGCTGGGATGCCCTGCTCAGTGCCCCTACCCACCTCGCAGGAGTGCGCACTGTGGCCAGGTCAGAGTCCCCACTCCTTCAGAACCAGGCAGCCCATACCACCCCCACCCTCTCATGGTGCTGATGGAAGGGCAGTCTCCATTGtttggagaggtgctgcagcctggagatgtcCAGACTGGTGCACATCCCAAGATGGAGGTGGAGATgtgcctgccctgctcaggcctgACCCAAGCTCCTTTCCCctgccagggagatgatggTAATGCCAAGGTTCCTGCGctcctccttcttctgccatctggcagagctgctcagtgtgGAGGACCCCACCTGGGAGATGACTGCCATGGTCTTCTTCATTGAGGTGAGCCTGATGGGGCATGTCTCCAAGCTCCATATGACACCCAGCTCTCTCACGCCCAGTGCTGTGGGGTATGAGGGCTCTGTGAAGTCTCTGCCATCTCAATCTGGACTTGGTCTTGTCCGTGGCGTCCTTGCCCCGAGCTGATGGTTGCACCCAGCAGAGCACCTTGCCGCAGCTCCCACTCTGTGTGTTTCAGATACTGGAGCGCTCTGACTGTGAGGACGAGGTGGACTGTGCCCTCGGGATCTTGGACGTGTATCTGCGGAGCCAGTGCCTGGGGATGCCCAGcctggtgctcagggctatcCTCAGGCTCACCGAGAGGCCTGACACGGTGAGTAGGCGGAAGGCAGGACTGTAGCCCAGAGTGGAGCAGCGGCAGCTGCAGTGCTAGCAAGGAGCCAGCCCTGTTCATCCTCCTCCTTTGTGCCCTTCTCCTTGCTTGGCCATGCTGGTGAGCCTGGTCTGCCAGAACCTTGCCCTGCATAACCTGCGCTGTCTGCCAAGCACTTTGTGGAGAGGGTctgtgcccctgccatgggtcgTTGCTCTACTAAAGGAGGTGGCATGTCTCACACAGGCAAGGAAaaccctcatcctgctgccactTGTCATGGAGCGGCTGCAGGATGATGACGACGCCACCAGCGACGCAGCCCTGCACGTGCTTGCCAACATGCTGCggctgctggaggggaagaCGCTGAGCCTCACcgccctggagctggctgccaagCTCTGGCCACTCTTTGGCTGCGTAAGTCTGGGGAGAACCTCGTGCCCTCCTCACTGGGCACTTCCATTCGTGCCTCCCACCACAGCTGCCACGCTCTGCAGTGGGGCACTCTgccccacagcccccagcccccactgTTGCCCTCAGCTGCATTCCAAATGCCCTACCTGGACGCAGCCCAACTTTGGCATCAGGGACACTGGTGGCAGGCCACCAGGAGCTTGCTCCCTTTTGGAGcagggctgcctggggctggtttGGTTATGTCCatgccagcctcctgctgatcaccagaCTGGGGCTGACATCCTTCTGCCCTCCTCCCCCAGGTGTCGGACACTGTGCGGGAGCTCTCCATCCATCTCTTCCGAGATGTGATGGGGCTTGTGGCaggcaaagaaaagaagaagatgaagaatgAAGTGCAGAAcagcctgctgcccctgctctttCACCTGCATGATGAGAGCAAGAGTGTGGCCAAGGTGAAATGTGCATCCCAAACGATTCTTTGGGCAGGGTATCCTGACCACTGGTCCCTTCAAACTCTTGTCACTGTGAGTTCGAGCTCGTTGAGCCCATAGGACCAGGCAGAGtcctccctccttgccctctgctgcttttctcctcaAGCTGCACAGATGGATGGGGAAGTGAATCCCTTTCCCACGTCCCTCCACTGCACTCCTGGTATTTGCCCCTGAAACCCCAGAGGCTGCGCTATGGCTTTGTAGGAGCCTGAGCCCAGCAGAGCCAAAGCATTCAAGCCCTGACAGGCTACCGGTCACAGAGTGGCCACCCCTTATTTGCCTCTGGGGTGCTGAAGTCGGTGGCAGCGTCATTTCCCAGCTGGTGCATCCTCCCTGGGTGCACCGGGACAGGCTCTGAGTTCTGCCAAGAGAGGGGGCACTGGGTCCTGTGCCCCTGCTAATGGTGGTGgcatctctgctgctccccaggcctCCCAAGAAGCTCTCCGCAGCGCTGGCCGCTTCCTCAACTGGAggaggctggcacagctggctgggactgAGCAGGCATGGAGGATCCGCGAGCGCTTGGTAAGCACAGTCCCAACGAGCCTGGcatcttccctgggcagtccctgCCACCAGGATGGCACCAGCGTTGCTGAGGAGCAATCTGCTCCTTCTGAACCCCAGTGCCACATGGCAGGGAGCCGGGTGGGCAACTGGCTTAACAAGGGGGGCTGCACGGTGCCAACTCTGCACCCTTCTCCTGTCTCCAGCTGGCAAAGAACAGGAGCAGGACCAAGGACTACCTGCACCAGAGCCAGCGCTACCTGCAGAACCCACAGGTGGCTCTGCgcctggaggctgtgaggttcATCGGTGAGCCACGACCCCCagcatccctccctccctctcccaccGTCCCTGTGTTCTGCCACAAACCCTGTGGAGCATCCTTTCTCCccatcactgctctgcctgctcaggtGGGGCTGGCAGCAATCTCTCCCTGGTGCTGCACTCAGGGGTCAGCCCTCCTAGGGAgctgtgtggccaggagggctgaAGGGGGAGTTCCCAATGGACGACAGGGCCCCTGATAGGCATTAGGTCCCTGACACGATGTGTTCCCTTAGGGCTCATTGGACGGCAAGTGGACAGGCAGGAAGATGTGGAGCATGTCAGAGAGGGTGAGTGGAGCTGGTGGGGACGAAGAAGGGCCCTGCCAAAGTGCTCCTCTCTACGGGTAAGGGGGCGCCCTGCTCTGGAGGGGGGTATGTTTATACAGAGGGCTATGCCTGACCAACAGCCTCCAGCCCTGTCCCCGGCTCCCTCCTGGCCCTGGCAGAGACACAGGGTTGTCACCTCACCTCTTCTGTTCTGCCTGCACAGTCCTTCGACAAACACGGACAGATGGCAGCCTCCCTGTCTCCTCCCTGCTGGCTCAGACCATGCTTCTGCTCAATCAAAGAAGTGACACCGAGGTGGAGTTTCCAACAGCTGAGCttacagctgcagagggcatgGAGAAGGTTAACACTCGGTGCCCAGCAATGACTGAGCAGCCAGGTGATGGAAGATAAACAGGAAGAGAAGGGTAATGTCTTGAGTTTCCATTTGGAAGTACTGAACACTGCTTTCGAGGGgaattccttcccttctcccccctgctcccttctccccccaTGTAAGGGGTTAACGCTCCTGGGGGGGGTGGTCTTGACCTTGACCCCAGGTCatcctgactcctccccagcagagggTCTGAAGGTGACTCCAGGTATAGTGGTTAGCCCACGCCCTGTCTAGCCCCCTGTAAAAACACAGAAACTTCCTGTTTGTCTCAGCCGCCTGCCTGTTCGCTaccaccttgctgctgctgctcctgtcttcCACGTGCTGGGCAAATCCTGAAGCTCGACCTCCGTCCGTCGCTATCAGtctggttgtgtgtgtgtgtgtgtatatatgttgtatcttgttttgttttccccttccctatacctctttgtatcTCCCCTACCTTACCTCTACCTTCTGTTTATTATTAAATAATAATAGTCTCttgaagtgagactatttatttgggtgtgctttgccttttcctctctacatctattGCCTTTCTTGTCcaacgggggggggggagaggggagggcatCCTATGATTGTATTGGTTCTCTTAGCTATATATTGTCTCTGAGAAATTGCTAGAGCCAAGACACCCCATCCTAAAATAAATCAGTTTTAGAAGCCCTTCAGGATCCTGGAGTCTAACCAAGTCTGCAGCTAAACCTTAGCACCATATTGCAGCATTTGTTAAATCTCTCTAAGAATGGGTACTCAGGAACCTTCCAGgagagcctgttgcagtgcttggGAAATGTTTCAGTGAAGAGGTTTATACTAATGTCCAAttgaaacctcccctggtgctgcttgaggccatttcctcttgtcacagaatcattgaatggtttgggttggaaggggcctccaaaggtcatctagtccaagtagccagcagtgagcagggacatagaatcatagaattaaccaggttggaagagatctccaggatcatccagtccaacctagcacccagccctagccagtcatctagactatggcaccaagtgcctcatccagtcttttcttgaacacttccagggatggtgactccaccacctccctgggcagcccattccaatgccaatcactctctctgccaagaacttcctcctaacacccagcctgtacttcctgtggcacaacttgagactgtgtccccttgttctattgctggttgcctgggagaagagaccaacccccacctggctacaacctcctacCTTGTAATGTCATATGTGGAGGCTtatttctctgcctgcctggaaGAAGCAATACTGGGCTGTATTCACAAAAAATTGGAAGACCTTTGGaaacagaagagactgactaAAACTATTCTGCTTATTGAATGAAAAAAGAATCTTCAAGCATGCCTTGAGCTGGAATTTTTATCAACTGTGCAGAGGTCATATGTTTTACTATTTAGAACAAGCTCTTACTGTGCtttctgaaaaggaaaaaaaacaaacttgagAACAGGGACTTTGCTTTAGAGTGATTCACTTGAAAGCATGCACTTGGGAGAGAACAAGAATATAGAAACTTGACCTTCTGAAGTTCTTTTAGGTTTTAGCATCATTGAAATGCATTCTTTTAAAAAGCTTCTGAATCTAGTATATATCTTCCTTTTTGTTTACTGCGGCTAATAAAAGTAGTTCAGGTACATACTAAACTGCCATCATcctctttcagtgctctgtTTCTGCCTAGGGAGCCTTCTGCTGGAAAACTGATCTTCTAAAGAGTCAatctttttcttgttctttcacAATCATAATTTCTGTTGGACAGGACTGAACCATGTGTACATGAAACCTACTCTCTGTAGGGAACGCTAATCTGCACCTGTTTTACATGGTTTCTGGCACTGTGGCATTGTGAGCAGAACAGCTTAGTCAAGAGAAGTATTTTGAGAATGGTCTCTGAACTTTTTAATATATACTAGGGAGAATTTACTGAGCTAATACATAAATATTGATTTCttggagacacacacacacaaacattcTTGGTCTGGTTTCTTTGTGCATGCATGCATGTACACCCATGTaatatgtttttttcctctaggaAAGACCCCATGTTGCTTTTGCAAAAGAAATTCCTGGGATAAACTCTAGTCTGAAATCAAAttcatggaggtggtggagtcaccatccctgggggtgttcaagaaaagactggatgtggggCATTTAGAGCCACGGTCCAGttgactgggtgataggttggactggatgatcttggaagtctcttccaacctggttgattctatgaactggatGCTGTTTTGCTGATATTAAGAAAGTCAAGGAATTGGAGTACGCTGAGTTCTGAAAACTAATGTTGTAGGAAAGGAAATGTTTGAACCCTTCTTAAGAGGGGAAATTCCAGAAGTGTTTCAGGCTTGGCTCTTTATTATCCTGCGTATGGAATAGTGCTCTGCATTTTGGATCCAGTTCATGCCCATCTTATATTCCCTTTGTCCTAGAGTGAATGACTCTGTAATATGGCTTAGTAAATGTGTTGGCAACTGGCTGAAAAATGGGGGGCACGAGCCCCTAGGAGCTTGTtcaatcaagccttggatgtgaggtctgagtattggaactgcagtaaacctCAGCgctctgtgtgtgaagaagctcagaggaatttgtccttgagccttctgataagcagcttctgtgggactgtgtgcaGAGTAGGAGGGAAACAGGTGGAATAAGCAAATTCCAATGTTTAGGTGCACTAAACACTTTTGCAGTAACTGCAAGTAGGGAAGATTatgcatattcaaatatttagatgcGACATCCTCCAGTAGggaaggttgctcagagccttgttgagcctgaccttgttTATGTCCAGGAAtagggcctcagctacctcccagGACAACCCGTtgcagagttccacccccctcatggtaaagaacttcctcctcacatccaatctagtGTACTCTTTAATTTCAAGCCCTTgtgcctgccctgctcaggcccgACCAGACCTCACCGCCTCACcaccctggagctggctgacaAGCTCTGGCCACTCTTTGGCAACATAAGTCTggagagggcattgtgcccTCCTTAGGCTCTTCTATTtgtgctctgcagggggttgcTCTCTCCCACAGCACCCAGGCCCCATTGTTGCCCGAAGCTACGTCCTAAACCCACCACATTGGCTCGCTGCAGTTTGTCCTTCCTGCCGTGTCAGGGACGGTGGTGGCAGCCCCTGCTTTGCTCAAGGGAAAATCTACATGCATGAGTGCGCTGAGAGCCACCACTttttgctgctggggaagctggTGGGGCAGCTCaccctctcctgcacctgcaagGACGAGGAGACCTCCTgcgaggctgcagaagctctctaTCAACTGCATGTCCttgtcctgcagcagagaagtaagagaagctgtggcaggcagggtCACCCCAGACATGGGCAGCCAgagtggtgataggatgaggggcaatggttttaagctgcagcaaggcagaTCTAGGTTGGCCAttaagaaggaagttctttacaaagaGAGTGGGAAAACACTGAAACATGTTGCCTAGGGACGTGACTGCGGCTCCATTCTTggggacattcaaggtcagacttgatgttacaccagcagcctgatttagttgagggtctccctgctcactgcaggggagctggacaagatgacctctgaaggtcccttccaactggatgCAAGCTGTgaatccagcctgtcaagataTGGACTTGTACTAGTCCCAGCATGGACACTTGAGGAGCACTGCTTCTTGCTGGTTTGCTCTTGCCACTGGCTGTAGAAGGGGGGAACCTCTAGATGGTGAGCCCATGAAAGGGCCTTTTCCTCTACAGATTTGGCCATGGAGAAGCAAAGAAGATGTACAGAGAAGGGAATCTTTGGGGAAGGACCCTTCCTTTCCCAGGCTCAATGCCAGCCACCACCTCCACTTCCTCCTTACAGCTTCCATGCCCCTTGTTC
This genomic interval carries:
- the LOC135182508 gene encoding maestro heat-like repeat-containing protein family member 7 isoform X2, translated to MAERPPGTPRQAWEEKGEATLTPSSVAEPSKVCEVEPLQAAVPRDERALKAIIRFTKCRLEQVGQKLLFLAALCTFCTITTVGSTVWGAFRYFQEEVMTAIQVMLQEEPDDCLDTTVRQQVMLAVAGMSRARLLPHDKDAVVQACIKSVFRLPPRDSQGSEASLYSKTLAALDSMLVTLVHSAGTRGVVELQSILKVLLPYTFSQLAEVQKRAVARIARLLHFITTYSLLEICPCFAQGKIYMHECAESHHFLLLGKLVGQLTLSYACKDEETSCEAAEALYQLHVLVLQQRNKSERQNSEQLQPGSEMQPWIFPREKHAIGLCWMFTRYLQPSDQAEIMVTAIKAMGPTSRYNISVAAQMVDIFAGDSALLPRMVKSIVGVIFENLPFIRAEVALKSVHRALLLLMDKQPRVVVDTLLDYSPINISAARTMWNTVVSKPQTARKALQELVRVLTDLSQRKTSPSRVDNPRLQCLSAIMFASEAGLQPICQEEVHAIFPQLFLALLFQVTFTTELRPDEVLMWWGKQHQHLSPVREMMVMPRFLRSSFFCHLAELLSVEDPTWEMTAMVFFIEILERSDCEDEVDCALGILDVYLRSQCLGMPSLVLRAILRLTERPDTARKTLILLPLVMERLQDDDDATSDAALHVLANMLRLLEGKTLSLTALELAAKLWPLFGCVSDTVRELSIHLFRDVMGLVAGKEKKKMKNEVQNSLLPLLFHLHDESKSVAKASQEALRSAGRFLNWRRLAQLAGTEQAWRIRERLLAKNRSRTKDYLHQSQRYLQNPQVALRLEAVRFIGLIGRQVDRQEDVEHVREVLRQTRTDGSLPVSSLLAQTMLLLNQRSDTEVEFPTAELTAAEGMEKVNTRCPAMTEQPGDGR
- the LOC135182508 gene encoding maestro heat-like repeat-containing protein family member 7 isoform X1; the protein is MAERPPGTPRQAWEEKGEATLTPSSVAEPSKVCEVEPLQAAVPRDERALKAIIRFTKCRLEQVGQKLLFLAALCTFCTITTVGSTVWGAFRYFQEEVMTAIQVMLQEEPDDCLDTTVRQQVMLAVAGMSRARLLPHDKDAVVQACIKSVFRLPPRDSQGSEASLYSKTLAALDSMLVTLVHSAGTRGVVELQSILKVLLPYTFSQLAEVQKRAVARIARLLHFITTYSLLEICPCFAQGKIYMHECAESHHFLLLGKLVGQLTLSYACKDEETSCEAAEALYQLHVLVLQQRNKSERQNSEQLQPGSEMQPWIFPREKHAIGLCWMFTRYLQPSDQAEIMVTAIKAMGPTSRYNISVAAQMVDIFAGDSALLPRMVKSIVGVIFENLPFIRAEVALKSVHRALLLLMDKQPRVVVDTLLDYSPINISAARTMWNTVVSKPQTARKALQELVRVLTDLSQRKTSPSRVDNPRLQCLSAIMFASEAGLQPICQEEVHAIFPQLFLALLFQVTFTTELRPDEVLMWWGKQHQHLSPVRAAVQSMRVLLCRMGFRSQVFAIEAQGGWDALLSAPTHLAGVRTVAREMMVMPRFLRSSFFCHLAELLSVEDPTWEMTAMVFFIEILERSDCEDEVDCALGILDVYLRSQCLGMPSLVLRAILRLTERPDTARKTLILLPLVMERLQDDDDATSDAALHVLANMLRLLEGKTLSLTALELAAKLWPLFGCVSDTVRELSIHLFRDVMGLVAGKEKKKMKNEVQNSLLPLLFHLHDESKSVAKASQEALRSAGRFLNWRRLAQLAGTEQAWRIRERLLAKNRSRTKDYLHQSQRYLQNPQVALRLEAVRFIGLIGRQVDRQEDVEHVREVLRQTRTDGSLPVSSLLAQTMLLLNQRSDTEVEFPTAELTAAEGMEKVNTRCPAMTEQPGDGR